From the genome of Gemmatimonas phototrophica, one region includes:
- a CDS encoding Ig-like domain-containing protein: MTAIPVDSVEATLADSTIAVGQTVQAAAITRAAGGAVLTGRTITWVSSNTSVATVNSSGLVTALDVGTVTITATSEGKSDEVTLAVAAAVGASVAVTLNPPTIQVGETSMGTAITRDAGNSMPSGRAVKWRSDDTAVATVSNSGTVTGVGSGSATITASSQGVDGRADITVTATSVEVLEVAYSELRIPVGPSGVSRAVTQREDAASREGRLDALTPMSVAVPPGAVNHP; encoded by the coding sequence GTGACCGCCATTCCGGTGGACTCGGTCGAGGCCACGCTCGCCGACTCCACGATCGCGGTTGGACAAACCGTACAAGCGGCGGCCATCACGCGCGCCGCCGGCGGCGCCGTGCTCACCGGCCGCACCATCACCTGGGTCAGCAGCAACACCAGCGTGGCCACGGTCAACAGCAGCGGTCTCGTCACCGCACTCGACGTCGGCACAGTGACCATCACTGCGACGAGCGAAGGAAAGAGCGATGAGGTCACGCTGGCGGTTGCTGCAGCCGTTGGCGCCTCTGTGGCGGTCACACTGAATCCCCCCACGATTCAAGTGGGCGAGACTTCCATGGGCACCGCAATCACCCGTGACGCAGGCAACAGTATGCCCAGCGGGCGCGCGGTGAAGTGGCGCAGCGACGATACGGCCGTGGCTACCGTGTCCAATAGCGGCACCGTAACAGGCGTAGGTAGTGGCAGCGCTACCATCACCGCAAGCAGCCAGGGCGTGGATGGCCGTGCCGATATCACGGTCACGGCCACGTCAGTCGAAGTACTCGAGGTTGCGTACTCCGAACTCCGGATTCCAGTGGGGCCGTCCGGGGTGAGTCGCGCGGTCACTCAACGCGAAGACGCAGCGAGTCGAGAGGGTCGCCTTGATGCTCTGACTCCCATGTCGGTAGCGGTCCCACCCGGTGCGGTGAATCATCCATGA